One genomic segment of Acomys russatus chromosome 6, mAcoRus1.1, whole genome shotgun sequence includes these proteins:
- the LOC127190428 gene encoding alpha-1,3-mannosyl-glycoprotein 4-beta-N-acetylglucosaminyltransferase-like protein MGAT4E codes for MQGCLWRCIGVAALLVVLRFFLQEKEATCVEHKTSLDEKMKIIQQIAHEKIGSEMNNHLKYFTEMQRNPPALLHANYTLLAGDSFQAKRLLTVGISSERHTNESYLLDTLRSLFQASSERDLEYMLVLVLLSDTDPKWLHQTVGNISGLFMPHIESGRLLVVHGLLGSSLAKSRNHTSPCGKLYSRQKTSSVLLMNFARNFSDYFLMLGDNVRCAPRFLSDIYWAVLGWKQLPWVTLDFSSMKTSGKVFHTRDLSRLISYLLLFPKDTPTHLLLSEFSLLLSQNVPIHFSPSIFYHMGSYSEFEDTCFPGEQNKDLGEPDNPVATVFTDMLGIWLSVPQSAYILNDDCFWALNPIEGNYLLVVLDKPQKIIRVAVVTGSKKTMLNFLQHGQLLVGYSLMDYPKRCAHYTLVGPLVRGQLDQMVFYEGDSVKEMSCIKLLVTASHDYPIKITQIRVWTEVEEEES; via the exons ATGCAAGGTTGCCTGTGGAGATGCATCGGAGTCGCAGCATTGTTAGTCGTCCTGAGGTTCTTTCTTCAGGAGAAGGAAGCAACATGTGTGGAACATAAGACATCGCTG gatgaaaagatgaaaataatacaGCAGATAGCTCATGAGAAAATCGGCTCTGAAATGAACAATCACTTGAAATACTTCACAGAAATGCAGAGAAATCCCCCTGCACTGCTGCATGCCAACTACACACTTCTGGCTGGAGACTCTTTTCAGGCAAAGA GGCTGCTGACGGTGGGGATCTCCTCAGAGCGGCATACCAATGAGAGTTACCTCTTGGACACCCTGAGGTCCTTATTTCAAGCTTCCTCAGAACGGGACCTGGAATATATGTTGGTATTGGTTCTCCTGTCAGACACTGATCCCAAATGGCTCCACCAAACAGTTGGCAACATTTCAGGTCTCTTCATGCCACACATTGAATCCGGTAGGCTGTTGGTGGTCCATGGGCTGCTTGGCAGCTCCCTAGCAAAGAGCAGAAATCATACTTCCCCCTGTGGGAAACTTTATTCTAGGCAGAAAACAAGCTCCGTCCTCCTCATGAATTTTGCCCGCAACTTCTCTGACTACTTCCTCATGCTAGGAGATAATGTGAGGTGTGCTCCCAGGTTTCTGTCTGACATCTACTGGGCAGTGCTAGGCTGGAAACAGCTCCCTTGGGTGACCCTGGACTTCTCCAGCATGAAGACCTCTGGAAAAGTTTTCCATACCAGGGACCTCTCCCGCCTGATTTCCTACTTGCTCCTCTTCCCTAAGGACACCCCCACTCACCTGCTTCTCTCTGAATTCAGTCTTCTCCTGTCTCAAAATGTTCCCATTCACTTCAGCCCTTCTATCTTCTACCACATGGGCAGCTACTCTGAGTTTGAAGACACATGCTTTCCTGGGGAGCAAAACAAGGACTTGGGTGAACCAGATAACCCTGTTGCTACCGTCTTCACAGACATGCTCGGCATCTGGCTTTCGGTTCCACAATCTGCCTACATTCTCAATGATGACTGTTTCTGGGCCTTGAACCCTATAGAAGGCAACTACCTGCTGGTGGTTCTGGATAAGCCACAGAAAATCATCCGGGTAGCAGTGGTGACAGGCTCCAAAAAGACTATGCTTAACTTCTTACAACACGGGCAACTGTTGGTGGGCTACAGCCTCATGGACTACCCCAAGCGTTGTGCTCACTATACCTTGGTAGGACCATTGGTGAGAGGTCAGTTGGACCAGATGGTATTTTATGAAGGAGATTCTGTGAAGGAGATGAGTTGTATAAAACTGCTGGTGACAGCATCTCATGACTACCCCATCAAGATCACGCAGATCAGAGTCTGGacagaagtggaggaagaggagagctaG
- the LOC127190427 gene encoding NADH-cytochrome b5 reductase 1, producing MGIQPSPVLLTSLGVGLLTLLGLALATYLVRRSRRPQVTLQDPDEKYLLRLLDKTTVSHNTRRFRFALPTAHHILGLPVGKHVYLSARIDGNLVIRPYTPVTSDEDQGYVDLVIKVYLKGVHPKFPDGGKMSQYLDSLKIGDVVEFRGPSGLLSYAGKGNFNIQPNKKSPPEPRVAKKLGMIAGGTGITPMLQLIRAILKVPEDPTQCFLLFANQTEKDIILREDLEELQAQYPNRFKLWFTLDHPPEDWAYSKGFVTADMIQEHLPAPAEDVLLLLCGPPPMVQLACHPNLDKLGYSQKMRFTY from the exons ATGGGGATCCAGCCG AGCCCGGTTCTGCTAACctctctgggggtggggctgctcaCTCTGCTTGGCCTGGCTCTGGCTACTTACCTGGTTCGAAGATCCCGCCGGCCGCAGGTCACTCTCCAGGACCCGGATGAGAAGTACCTGCTGCGATTGCTAGACAAGACG ACGGTGAGCCACAACACCAGGAGGTTCCGCTTTGCCCTGCCCACCGCCCACCACATTCTGGGGCTGCCTGTGG GCAAGCATGTCTACCTCTCTGCCCGAATTGATGGCAATCTGGTCATCAGGCCTTACACTCCTGTCACCAGTGATGAAGACCAAGGCTATGTGGATCTTGTCATCAAG GTTTATCtgaaaggtgtgcaccccaaATTTCCTGATGGGGGGAAGATGTCTCAGTACCTGGATAGCCTGAAGATTGGGGATGTGGTGGAATTCCGGGGGCCAAGTGGGTTGCTCAGTTACGCTGGGAAAG GGAATTTTAACATTCAACCCAACAAAAAATCTCCACCCGAGCCTCGAGTGGCAAAGAAATTGGGAATGATCGCCGGTGGGACAG GAATCACCCCCATGCTGCAGCTGATCCGGGCCATCCTGAAAGTCCCTGAAGATCCCACCCAGTGCTTTCTGCTTTTCGCCAACCAG ACTGAGAAGGACATAATCCTTCGTGAGGACCTAGAAGAACTGCAGGCCCAATATCCTAATCGCTTTAAGCTCTGGTTCACTCTGGACCACCCTCCAGAAG ATTGGGCCTACAGCAAGGGCTTTGTTACTGCAGACATGATCCAGGAGCATCTACCCGCCCCAGCCGAGGATGTGCTACTGCTGCTCTGTGGGCCACCACCTATGGTCCAGCTGGCCTGCCACCCTAACTTGGACAAGCTGGGCTATTCACAAAAGATGCGGTTCACCTACTGA